The following proteins are encoded in a genomic region of Nonomuraea muscovyensis:
- a CDS encoding YciI family protein, translated as MKFLLIMHTNPRIWDALTEEERNEVMQGHGAFMETIKKSGETISTTALADPSQRAVVKVRGGVPAVTDGPYLEAKEYLGGYYLVECDSRERALELAALIPDAGVEGLGIEVRPVVYAGTADD; from the coding sequence ATGAAATTCTTGTTGATCATGCACACCAACCCGCGGATCTGGGATGCGCTGACCGAGGAGGAGCGCAACGAGGTGATGCAGGGCCACGGCGCGTTCATGGAGACCATCAAGAAGTCCGGGGAGACGATCAGCACCACCGCGCTGGCCGACCCGTCGCAGCGCGCTGTGGTCAAGGTCCGGGGCGGCGTCCCGGCGGTGACGGACGGGCCCTACCTTGAGGCCAAGGAGTACCTCGGCGGCTACTACCTGGTGGAGTGCGACAGCAGGGAGCGTGCCCTGGAGCTGGCCGCGCTCATTCCGGACGCCGGCGTCGAGGGCCTGGGCATCGAGGTGCGGCCGG
- a CDS encoding dihydrofolate reductase family protein — protein MSQLLRVHCFNVSQDGFGAGEGQSLDRPFGHADPTPLWSWAGATASWVNRTDSGGTRGLDDYLTRDHTRNIGAEIMGRNKFGPQRGPWENHEWQGWWGDTPPFHTPVFVLTHHERPSFTLADTTFHFLDATPAEALARAKQAAGGRDVRLGGGVATVRAFIEADLVDTMHIAVAPVDLGRGERLWESHTDLLDRFHLETVPSPSGVTHLLFWRR, from the coding sequence ATGTCGCAGCTGTTGAGGGTGCACTGTTTCAACGTGTCGCAGGACGGGTTCGGTGCCGGTGAGGGGCAGAGCCTGGACCGGCCCTTCGGCCACGCAGACCCCACCCCCTTGTGGTCCTGGGCGGGCGCCACCGCCAGCTGGGTGAACCGCACCGACTCCGGCGGCACTCGCGGCCTGGACGACTACCTGACCCGCGACCACACCCGCAACATAGGAGCGGAGATCATGGGGCGTAACAAGTTCGGCCCCCAGCGTGGCCCTTGGGAGAACCACGAGTGGCAGGGATGGTGGGGAGACACCCCGCCGTTCCACACACCGGTCTTCGTGCTCACCCACCACGAACGCCCGTCCTTCACCCTGGCCGACACCACCTTCCACTTCCTCGACGCGACACCGGCCGAGGCGCTGGCACGCGCGAAGCAGGCCGCCGGCGGCCGGGACGTGCGCCTCGGCGGCGGAGTCGCCACGGTCCGCGCGTTCATCGAGGCCGACCTGGTCGACACGATGCACATCGCCGTCGCGCCCGTCGACCTCGGGCGAGGCGAACGGTTGTGGGAGAGCCACACCGACCTGCTCGACCGCTTCCACCTTGAGACAGTACCGAGCCCCAGCGGAGTCACCCACCTGCTGTTCTGGAGACGATGA